A segment of the Desulfofundulus kuznetsovii DSM 6115 genome:
TAAATACGGCATCACCCGCCAGGAACAGGATGAGCTGGGCCTGCTCAGCCACCAGCGGGCCAGGGCCGCCATTAAAGAAGGGCTTTTTAAAGAAGAAATTGTGCCCGTACCCCTGCCCCAGAAGAAAGGCGAGCCGGCAGTCTTTGACACCGACGAGCGGCCCATGGATACCAGTATGGAAAAGATGGCTAAATTGCGCCCGGTCTTCCGGCCCGATGGAACAGTGACCGCGGGCAACGCCTCGGGCATAAATGACGCCGCAGCGGCAGTGGTGCTGATGTCCCGGGAGAAGGCGAAGGAGCTGGGGCTAAAGCCCTGGGTAACGATTAAAGCCTACGCTTCCGGCGGGGTGGACCCGGCCTACATGGGCATCGGGCCGGTTCCGGCCGTCAGAAAAGCCCTCAAAAAGGCCGGACTAACCATCCAGGATGTAGACGTGGTGGAACTGAATGAAGCCTTTGCCGCACAGGCCCTGGCCTGTATGAGGGAACTTGGCCTCACTTTGGAAAAAACCAACCCGCTGGGCAGCGGCATTTCTCTGGGTCATCCCATAGGCTGCACGGGGGCCAGGCTGGTGGTCACCATTATGCACGAAATGAAGAGAAAAAATTGGCAAACCGGTCTGGTGACCATGTGCATTGGCGGGGGCCAGGGGATGGCCATGATTCTGGAAAATATTTAGAAAGTCTTTACCCTTTGAATGATCGCAAGAAGAAAACGTTCTCACCGGGGAGGTTTAAGGTTTATGGATGTACAAAAGGTAATGGTTGTCGGTGCCGGCCAGATGGGTTCGGGCATTGCCCAGGTGGCGGCAGTGGCCGGCTGCCGGGTCATTTTAAATGACATTAAAGATGAATTTGTTCAACGGGGCCTGAGCAATATCGAAAAGAACCTGAGCCGGGATGTAAGCAAAGGGAGGTTGCAGGAAGATCAAAAGGCAGAAATCCTCGCGCGCATTACACCTTCCACCAGTCTGGCCGATGCTAAAGATGTGGACCTGGTCATTGAAGCGGCTATAGAAAATATGGAAGTGAAATCCAGCATTTTTAAACAACTGGATGAAATTTGCCCCGCCCACACCATCCTGGCCACCAACACCTCGTCCCTGCCCATAACCCAGATTGCCGCGGCAACGAAAAGGCCGGAAAAGGTCATCGGCATGCACTTTATGAACCCGGTGCCGGTAATGAAGCTGGTAGAAGTTATCCGTGGACTGGCTACCTCCGATGAAACCTTTGCGGTGGTCAAGGCCATGAGTGAACGCATGGGCAAGGTGCCCGTGGAGGTCAACGATGCTCCGGGTTTTGTATCCAACCGGGTGCTTCTGCCCATGATCAACGAAGCCATTTTCTGCGTTTACGAAGGAATAGCCACTCCCGAAGCAGTGGACCAGGTGATGAAACTGGGTATGAACCATCCCATGGGACCCCTGGCTCTGGCGGATCTCATTGGCCTGGACACATGTCTTTACATTTTGGAAGTGCTGCACAAGGAACTGGGTGACAGCAAGTACCGCCCCTGTCCCCTCCTGAGAAAATACGTAGCCGCCGGCTGGTTGGGCCGCAAGACCGGACGGGGATTCTACGTTTACAACCAGTGACTTCTGGCCTGAAGGTTGGCAGAACAGAGGAGGTAGGATAATGTCCTGGAATAATATCCTGGTGGAAAAGGATGGCCCGGTGGCCATACTCACCATCAACCGGCCGCAGGTGTTGAACGCACTAAATGCCGAGACGCTTACGGAGATCGACGGGGCCATCGAGGAACTGGGGGCGGACCCGGCGGTACGGGTAATTATTATTACCGGTGCGGGGGAGAAGGCCTTTGTGGCCGGGGCAGACATTGCCTTTATGAGCAAGCTGACCCCCCTGGAGGCTAAAGATTTTGCCCGGCTGGGACAGAAAGTATTGAGCAAGATTGAAAACCTGCCCAAACCGGTAATTGCCGCCGTCAACGGCTTTGCCCTGGGCGGCGGGTGCGAACTGGCCATGGCCTGTGATATTCGCGTGGCCTCGGAAAAGGCTAAATTTGGGCAACCGGAGGTGAATCTTGGTTTGATTGCCGGTTTTGGCGGTACCCAGCGTTTGACCAGACTGGTTAACCCCGGCCTGGCCAAGGAGATTTTGTTTACGGCGGACATGTTTGATGCCGAAACCGCCAGGCGCATAGGACTGGTGAATCATGTGGTTCCGGCTGAGGAACTGCTTAGCTTTTGCCGGGGGATGGCCGAGCGCATTGCCGCCCGGGGACCGGTGGCTGTACGGTTGACCAAGGAAGCCGTGAATGAAGGACTGGAAATGGACCTGGAGAAGGCCCTGGCCCACGAGGCGGATCTTTTCGGGCTGGTATTTGCCACGGCCGACCGGGAAGAAGGTATTGCGGCCTTTTTAAGCAAGCGCAAGCCGCAATTCCAGGGACGTTAACATTTGCGGTGCAAATTTGGGCTTTTGGAACTTCCAGTTCCTCCTTTTACGACTCTGCAGCGAAAAAAAAAGCAGGCTGGATTATCACCAGAACAGCCTGCTTTTTTTTACATGCTCACCTCTGTCTTAAAAAATGATATAGTATAATTATGATTAGAGATGCTGCATAACGACGCGCCTGGGTAGTTCGGCAATGCTAGATGGGGGTGGGGCTTGTGGATATCACCTGGCTTTTCCTGTTTCTGTGCCCTTATATGCTTTTATATTTTTACCTGTGGGACTTTACAACCTGGAACCACCGGAAAATAGTGATCTTCTGGGTGGCTGGCCTGCTTATTTTAATTGGCATTTATTCTTTAATTAATTATTTAAATCCCATCCATCCAGCCTTCCCCGGACTTTTTTAATTGATTAGTTTTCATATTTCCGTAACCGCATACTTGCAAAAACGCTTGCATTCGGGAATAAAATATTCAGAAATACAGTACTCGGGAAAGCCGGGCAGGCTCTGAAAGCATGCCGGTGTATTTTTAACCCTGGCCAGTGGACAAACGGCACAACTGGGAGAACAACCATAACGTACGCATATTTCTCCCCGGGAACCAACTGGTACGGGGTGGTAGCAGGGCGGGTAAGTGGGGTGGCTTTCCTGAACTGGCGCTTTGGGATCACTCAATGAGGTTCACCTCGCTTCCACATCTCTACCTGCTATTTTATCATATATAATGAGCTAAAGATAACAAAAGTGTTTAGTAAAATCTCCGCTGGCTCAAATATTTAAATATTTAGGCTTTGTTAAGCCAAAGGCCCGGCCGGTTTTAAGCCAGTCGGGCCTTTTTACTCGTCATCCCTGTCATCAACGGCTTCTCCCTGTTCACTTTCCATTAACCTGCCAAAGGATTCAAGCAGCCGCTTGGCCTTTTCCGGGCTAATGCCGTATTTTGCCGCCACTTCCCTGACCTGCAGCCAGTCGTCGGTTTGGCCGGCATAAACTCTCTCTGCCAATGCTGGTGGCTTTTTCTGGATTAACACTACGATGCCATGAATCCTTTTTTCGCTGGGGCTAAAAGGAACATCTTCATATTGGGGGTTGGCCGCACGTAGCTTCCAAAGACCATCCTCGGAAATGATATACCTTACGGCTACCTCATCCCCGTTTATGAATGCGACAGCTAGCTGGCCCGGCTCTGCCGCGTCAACTTTTTTACAAATGGCTATATCTCCGGGCATGATTCCGGCCCCGCTCATACTGTCATCCCTTACCTTAAAGGCAAAATCGGCGTCAAGCTCTTTGTCGATGCTTACGTAACCAAGAATATCCGCTTCACTGTAGGGGGAAGCCCCGGCGCGTATGGTCCCTAAAAGGGGGACTTGTTTGATGGGCAGGAAGTCGGCCAGGGGTTTCTGGATAAGCGTACTGATGGTTTCCATTGGGACAATGCTTTCCCCCAAAAAAAAGGACAGGGGCTTGCCCAGAATGGTTGATATTCGTTTTAAATCATCTATGGAAATCCGCCTTTTCCCTTTTTCGTAAAGGTTGATGGCTGTTTTAGTGAACCCCAGCTTTTCACCCAGCTGCTCCTGGGTGAGTCCCCGGTCTTCCCGGGCAATCTTTATTCTTTTGCCAATTTCTTCATAATAATTTTTCATAATGTCACCTTAATTTTCACCAGGGAAGTGTAACTATATTATTCCTTAATTATTCCTTAAAATTTCGGAAAAACCTCTTGACAGCAAGTTATCAGTATGATAACTTTAGAATAAATGGCAGGAACTTTTATTTTTGTCATTAAGTTATCATTGAGAAAACATTGTACACGAGGTGATAACGTGGCCGGTCGCAAAAGTAAAATGGCCGAAATTGAGGCGAGGTTTGGCGAGCCCGTAGCAACACTTATCAGGCACTATTACTACGAAAAAGGGTATACCCTGGACCAGCTGGCCCAACTGTTTGGTGTGGGCAGGGCAACGGTTTCGGTATGGATGCTGAAACTCGGCCTTCCTACCAGGAGTTGGAAACTACCCGACCCCGACTCCGACAGTGGCAAGCGCAATGCGGCTGCTGAAGAGATTACCCTTCAAAAATAAGGGCGTACATTGGTGGCAAAAGGGGTGGAAAAAGAGAAAATATAAAAAGTTAAAGCCCGGGAAATGCACCGGTTAATAGTTATTATACCATAAAATGGTATAAATGCCAGGGCGGGAGACGATCTTTCTTCATATAGCTGCGAAAATTGGATGCGGCAGTCGTATAGTAAGTACGTAGGAAAAAGTAAAACGAGAAGGTTTGTCAACGTTTCCAAGGATAAGTGCGTGCTAAAGAAGAGAGCTTGTTTATATCGTTTCCATGAGTAAGGGGGGCGTAGCCTTGGATCGGAAACTCAGGGTGCAAATTGAGCACCTGCGCCGGAGGTTGAACGGCATAGACAGGGAGGATCAGGATCAGCTCCTGGCTTTAAGCCGGCGCCTGGACAGGTTGATTGTACAGTACCAGCGGCAGGTTCTTGTGGCCCTGAAGGATAGACAAGGGTGCCTCGGTCTAAAAAAGTAAGGGTTACACGTTAACTTTCGTTACTTTAGCCATTGCTTTCCCCGGGGGCAATGTTATAATAAAGGAAAGGCTTTGAGCGGGAGGTTTAAGCATGTTTGTACGGGATTACATGAGTACTTCCCCCATCAGCATCCCCTCGGGGACTCCCATTTTTGAAGCTTTAAACATTATGAAGAAAAATAAGATCAGGCATCTGCCGGTGGTGGACAAGGGCCGGCTGGTTGGATTGATTACCGAGCGGGACTTGCTTACCGTTACTCCCTCTCCGGCAACCACCCTTAGTGTTTTTGAAATGAATTACCTGCTTTCCAAAATGGTAGTAAAGGAAGTCATGAAAACCAATCCCATTACCGTGGGGCCGGACTGCACCATTGAAGAAGCATCCTTGATTATGCGGGAGCATAAGATTGGCAGCCTGCCGGTAGTTGAGGATGACCGGCTCGCAGGAATTATTACCCAGACCGATATCCTGGACGCCTTGATCCGCATCTTTGGCCTGCGCAAAGCAGGGACCCGCCTGGTACTTGAAGTTAGCGATCGTATTGGCGCGCTGGCCGATATCCTGGCCGTAGTGAGGGAG
Coding sequences within it:
- a CDS encoding acetyl-CoA C-acetyltransferase, producing the protein MKEVVIVSGVRTAIGAFGGSLKDVPVVKLGSLVIKEALKRAGLRPVSSQELLNYGPDALKGEPVTDLEQNCYDWDDSLQEVQVDEVIMGHVLQGGSGQNTARQAAIYAGIPKESNAFTVNKVCGSGLKAIALGAQAIMAGEAEVVVAGGMENMSQAPYILPRARWGYRMDVNAKGECIDLMVYDGLWEIFYGYHMGNTAENIAAKYGITRQEQDELGLLSHQRARAAIKEGLFKEEIVPVPLPQKKGEPAVFDTDERPMDTSMEKMAKLRPVFRPDGTVTAGNASGINDAAAAVVLMSREKAKELGLKPWVTIKAYASGGVDPAYMGIGPVPAVRKALKKAGLTIQDVDVVELNEAFAAQALACMRELGLTLEKTNPLGSGISLGHPIGCTGARLVVTIMHEMKRKNWQTGLVTMCIGGGQGMAMILENI
- a CDS encoding 3-hydroxybutyryl-CoA dehydrogenase encodes the protein MDVQKVMVVGAGQMGSGIAQVAAVAGCRVILNDIKDEFVQRGLSNIEKNLSRDVSKGRLQEDQKAEILARITPSTSLADAKDVDLVIEAAIENMEVKSSIFKQLDEICPAHTILATNTSSLPITQIAAATKRPEKVIGMHFMNPVPVMKLVEVIRGLATSDETFAVVKAMSERMGKVPVEVNDAPGFVSNRVLLPMINEAIFCVYEGIATPEAVDQVMKLGMNHPMGPLALADLIGLDTCLYILEVLHKELGDSKYRPCPLLRKYVAAGWLGRKTGRGFYVYNQ
- a CDS encoding enoyl-CoA hydratase-related protein, translated to MSWNNILVEKDGPVAILTINRPQVLNALNAETLTEIDGAIEELGADPAVRVIIITGAGEKAFVAGADIAFMSKLTPLEAKDFARLGQKVLSKIENLPKPVIAAVNGFALGGGCELAMACDIRVASEKAKFGQPEVNLGLIAGFGGTQRLTRLVNPGLAKEILFTADMFDAETARRIGLVNHVVPAEELLSFCRGMAERIAARGPVAVRLTKEAVNEGLEMDLEKALAHEADLFGLVFATADREEGIAAFLSKRKPQFQGR
- a CDS encoding LexA family protein, with amino-acid sequence MKNYYEEIGKRIKIAREDRGLTQEQLGEKLGFTKTAINLYEKGKRRISIDDLKRISTILGKPLSFFLGESIVPMETISTLIQKPLADFLPIKQVPLLGTIRAGASPYSEADILGYVSIDKELDADFAFKVRDDSMSGAGIMPGDIAICKKVDAAEPGQLAVAFINGDEVAVRYIISEDGLWKLRAANPQYEDVPFSPSEKRIHGIVVLIQKKPPALAERVYAGQTDDWLQVREVAAKYGISPEKAKRLLESFGRLMESEQGEAVDDRDDE
- a CDS encoding aspartyl-phosphate phosphatase Spo0E family protein, translated to MDRKLRVQIEHLRRRLNGIDREDQDQLLALSRRLDRLIVQYQRQVLVALKDRQGCLGLKK
- a CDS encoding CBS and ACT domain-containing protein — its product is MFVRDYMSTSPISIPSGTPIFEALNIMKKNKIRHLPVVDKGRLVGLITERDLLTVTPSPATTLSVFEMNYLLSKMVVKEVMKTNPITVGPDCTIEEASLIMREHKIGSLPVVEDDRLAGIITQTDILDALIRIFGLRKAGTRLVLEVSDRIGALADILAVVREHEINVIGVACREKENQRVQIMLRLSTVEPESLVHDLQKQGFEVKSVN